Sequence from the bacterium genome:
AGCACGATGGCGCGCGCCAGCGCCACGCGCTTGCGCATGCCGCCGGACAGCTCCGAGGGCAGTTTGTGCTCGATGCCGTGCAGCCCGACCTCGTCGAGCGATTCGCGCACCTTGTCCTCGATCTCCTTGCGTGTGTATTTGCGCGACTCCTTCAGCGGAAAGCCGACATTCTCCGCGACGGTCATCGAGTCGAACAGCGCGCCGTCCTGAAACAACATGCCGAATTTGCGCCGCAGCTTGTTCAATTCGACGCTGTTGAGCCGGGTAATATCCTCGTCGTCGATCATCACCTGGCCGGAATCCGGAGGGATGAGGCCGATGATATGCTTGAGCGTCACCGACTTGCCCGAACCCGAACGGCCGATCAGCACGGTGATTTCCCCGCGCCGGCAATGCAGGTCGATTCCGTCCAGGATCGTCTGGCCGCGAAACGCCTTGCGTACGTTGATGAGCTTGATCATCGCGCCTTCGCGTCCGCGAGTGTGATGTTGTACGTCGCCGTTTCGCCCGCGACGACCGTCACCGGCGCCCACGGGCTATGCGTCGGATCGACGGCCGGGTTATACGCTCCGTCGCCCGCTTCGGCGTCGAAATAGGCGGTG
This genomic interval carries:
- a CDS encoding ABC transporter ATP-binding protein is translated as MIKLINVRKAFRGQTILDGIDLHCRRGEITVLIGRSGSGKSVTLKHIIGLIPPDSGQVMIDDEDITRLNSVELNKLRRKFGMLFQDGALFDSMTVAENVGFPLKESRKYTRKEIEDKVRESLDEVGLHGIEHKLPSELSGGMRKRVALARAIVLSPLIMLYDEPTTGLDPLMTDSINRLIVNTQEHLQHTVFIISHDIDASLRIADQIAVLRDGKIIAAGPPDEIRASKDPFIQAFISGEHGEEFDEDVG